Proteins from a genomic interval of Niabella soli DSM 19437:
- the atpF gene encoding F0F1 ATP synthase subunit B yields MGLLTPDLGYFFWIFVAFVVVFLVLKKFAWKPIIKSLNEREQTIAGAIASAEKVKAEMAQLQSENESLLAKAREERSQLLKEARETKDKIVNEAKEQAKTEASKIIADAQQAINAQKMAALTEVKNEVGKMVIEVSEKVLRQQLSGEAKQEAYINGLVDSVKLN; encoded by the coding sequence ATGGGATTACTTACTCCTGATCTGGGTTATTTCTTCTGGATTTTCGTAGCTTTTGTTGTGGTATTTTTAGTGCTTAAAAAATTCGCCTGGAAACCCATCATCAAATCATTAAACGAGCGCGAGCAAACCATTGCGGGTGCCATCGCTTCTGCTGAAAAAGTAAAGGCAGAAATGGCGCAGTTGCAAAGCGAGAATGAATCCTTGCTTGCCAAAGCGCGTGAAGAGCGTTCCCAACTGCTGAAGGAAGCACGCGAAACCAAGGACAAGATCGTTAATGAAGCAAAAGAACAGGCAAAAACAGAAGCCAGTAAGATCATTGCCGATGCACAGCAGGCCATCAACGCTCAAAAAATGGCGGCCCTTACCGAAGTGAAAAATGAAGTGGGCAAAATGGTGATCGAAGTAAGCGAAAAAGTGCTACGTCAGCAATTGAGCGGAGAAGCCAAACAAGAAGCGTACATCAATGGCCTCGTTGACTCGGTTAAGCTGAACTAA
- the atpH gene encoding ATP synthase F1 subunit delta, producing MPNPRLASRYAKALLDLSKEKDQVPQVFADVQWLQAVCKGSKDFVDLLRSPIIKADKKKSIVSAIAGNNIGAITKGFADLLIAKNREAILPEILSAFVDQYKILNNIHTVKLTTAVPISDEVKNNIINQVKKASGEQNIELEASVNPDIIGGFVLEMGDKMVDASVSYDLKAIAKQFRNNDFIYKVR from the coding sequence ATGCCAAATCCCCGTTTAGCCTCCCGATATGCAAAAGCCTTGTTAGACCTGTCGAAAGAAAAGGATCAGGTGCCCCAGGTATTTGCTGATGTACAGTGGTTGCAAGCTGTATGCAAGGGGAGCAAAGATTTTGTAGACCTGCTGCGCAGTCCCATTATTAAGGCTGATAAAAAGAAAAGCATTGTGAGTGCCATTGCAGGGAATAATATTGGTGCCATCACCAAAGGATTTGCCGATCTGCTGATTGCAAAGAACAGGGAAGCTATTCTGCCTGAAATTCTTTCGGCATTCGTCGATCAATATAAAATACTGAATAATATTCACACGGTAAAGCTGACCACTGCAGTACCGATAAGCGACGAGGTAAAAAACAATATCATTAACCAGGTGAAAAAAGCCAGCGGTGAACAGAATATTGAACTGGAAGCTTCGGTAAACCCGGATATCATTGGTGGTTTTGTTTTGGAAATGGGCGATAAAATGGTGGACGCCAGCGTTAGCTATGACCTCAAGGCTATCGCAAAGCAATTCAGGAACAACGATTTTATCTACAAAGTACGTTAA
- a CDS encoding HAD family hydrolase, with the protein MIKNVIFDFGGVLLNLDFNRTFRAFEDLGFADFEKQFSQYTADPLFRKIEKGLITPGEFYDGLRMLLKKNIPDNDLEFAWNAMLLDYRKHSLDFLVPLAKKHRLFLLSNTNKIHYDHFSETLREETGYPSLESFFTKTWLSHEIHLRKPDKETYEFVLNDAGIAANETLFIDDSYTNFPAAKELGIQTHLLLPEERIEHLEILQ; encoded by the coding sequence ATGATTAAGAATGTAATCTTCGATTTTGGCGGGGTATTACTGAACCTCGATTTTAACCGCACCTTCCGTGCCTTTGAAGACCTGGGCTTTGCTGATTTCGAAAAGCAATTTTCGCAGTACACTGCTGATCCTTTGTTCCGAAAAATTGAAAAGGGATTGATCACCCCCGGAGAATTTTATGATGGATTACGGATGCTGCTAAAAAAAAATATTCCCGATAATGACCTGGAATTTGCCTGGAACGCGATGTTGCTGGATTACCGTAAGCATAGCCTTGATTTTTTAGTTCCCCTGGCAAAAAAGCACCGGTTGTTCTTACTGAGCAATACGAACAAAATACATTACGATCATTTTTCGGAAACATTGCGGGAAGAGACCGGCTACCCCTCGCTGGAATCCTTTTTTACCAAAACCTGGCTTTCGCACGAAATACATTTACGCAAACCCGATAAGGAAACCTATGAATTTGTATTGAATGACGCAGGTATTGCGGCAAATGAAACTTTGTTTATTGACGACAGCTACACCAATTTTCCGGCTGCAAAAGAATTGGGTATTCAAACGCATCTGCTGCTACCGGAGGAACGGATTGAGCATTTGGAAATCTTACAATAA
- a CDS encoding CDGSH iron-sulfur domain-containing protein: MATTKITVNNNGSLRIDGDFEIVDKEGNPYDLGGRTVVSLCRCGKSINKPFCDGSHKGHFEHEAVAFALPPKKTV; this comes from the coding sequence ATGGCTACAACGAAGATTACAGTAAACAATAATGGCTCATTAAGAATTGACGGCGATTTTGAAATCGTGGATAAAGAAGGCAACCCTTACGACCTGGGCGGCAGAACAGTAGTGTCGCTTTGCCGCTGTGGCAAATCTATCAATAAACCTTTTTGCGACGGCAGTCATAAAGGGCATTTTGAACATGAGGCAGTAGCTTTTGCCCTTCCTCCTAAAAAGACGGTCTAA
- the rsmA gene encoding 16S rRNA (adenine(1518)-N(6)/adenine(1519)-N(6))-dimethyltransferase RsmA — protein MYTLKKSLGQHFLKDENICRKIVDAVQAEHPAQLLEVGPGGGAITKYLIALNGVDFKAIEVDAEKVQYLTATYPALQGKIIHKSILDATAPFTGGFHIVGNFPYNISTQILFKILDWKEQVPVITGMFQKEVAQRIAATPGSKTYGVTSVLMQAFYDVAYLFDVSEQSFNPPPKVKSGVIRLRRRETTEPMKTAKAFTLLVKTAFNQRRKTLRNAVRSLFTEEILKDAIFTKRAEQLSVADFAQLSFKMN, from the coding sequence ATGTACACATTAAAAAAGTCGCTGGGCCAGCATTTTTTAAAAGATGAAAACATCTGCCGGAAAATTGTTGACGCGGTACAGGCTGAGCATCCCGCTCAATTACTGGAAGTAGGTCCCGGCGGCGGCGCCATTACCAAATACCTGATTGCTTTAAACGGCGTGGACTTTAAAGCTATTGAGGTGGATGCAGAAAAAGTACAATACCTTACCGCTACTTACCCCGCGTTACAGGGAAAGATCATTCATAAAAGCATACTGGATGCCACAGCGCCCTTTACCGGCGGCTTTCATATTGTAGGAAATTTCCCCTACAATATCTCCACCCAGATTCTTTTTAAAATACTGGACTGGAAAGAGCAGGTACCCGTGATCACGGGCATGTTTCAGAAGGAAGTAGCACAGCGGATTGCCGCCACGCCCGGTTCAAAAACCTACGGCGTCACCAGCGTGCTGATGCAGGCATTCTATGATGTAGCTTACCTGTTCGATGTAAGTGAGCAATCCTTTAACCCGCCACCCAAAGTAAAAAGCGGGGTCATCCGGTTAAGAAGGCGGGAAACAACAGAACCCATGAAAACGGCAAAGGCATTTACCCTGCTGGTAAAAACGGCTTTTAACCAAAGAAGAAAAACGTTGCGCAATGCGGTACGGTCATTATTTACGGAAGAAATACTGAAAGACGCTATTTTTACCAAACGCGCAGAACAATTATCGGTTGCTGATTTTGCACAGCTGAGCTTTAAAATGAATTAA
- a CDS encoding NAD(P)-dependent oxidoreductase, whose amino-acid sequence MKEKVIITGNAHPFLEKTLAEKGYDVRYQPLITYEELTNEIADCTGLVLTTRITVDKKLIDAAPQLKWIGRLGSGLELIDIPYAESKNILCVSSPEGNRNAVAEHSLGMLLMLLNKMNTAPAEVHDFIWKRNENRGTELSGKTVGIVGFGNTGGAFAKLLQSFDVTVLAYDKYKNDFGQGYIKEASLEQVCRYAEVISFNVPLTADTKGMLTLDLMKSMQQQPIIINASRGKVIHLPTLIEGLKKGYISGACLDVLENEKLDTYTAAEKEQLQWLTNQPNVVITPHIAGYSHEAFLRMPTVMLKKLGITAP is encoded by the coding sequence ATGAAGGAAAAAGTAATCATTACCGGCAATGCCCACCCTTTTTTAGAAAAAACACTTGCAGAAAAAGGATATGATGTACGCTACCAGCCCCTTATTACTTATGAGGAGCTGACGAACGAAATAGCAGATTGCACCGGCCTGGTACTGACCACACGTATTACAGTAGACAAAAAACTGATCGACGCCGCTCCCCAGTTAAAATGGATCGGCCGCCTGGGCAGCGGACTGGAACTGATCGATATTCCCTACGCAGAGAGTAAAAATATCCTTTGTGTCAGCAGCCCGGAAGGCAACCGGAACGCCGTAGCGGAGCACAGCCTGGGCATGCTGCTGATGCTGCTGAATAAAATGAATACCGCCCCGGCAGAAGTGCACGATTTTATCTGGAAGCGCAATGAGAACCGAGGAACGGAACTTTCCGGCAAAACAGTAGGCATCGTCGGTTTTGGAAATACGGGCGGCGCTTTTGCCAAACTATTGCAGTCATTTGATGTGACTGTTTTAGCCTACGATAAATACAAAAACGATTTCGGGCAGGGCTATATCAAAGAAGCCTCATTGGAACAGGTTTGCAGGTATGCCGAAGTCATTAGTTTTAACGTACCGCTGACGGCGGATACCAAAGGTATGTTGACACTGGACCTGATGAAAAGCATGCAGCAACAACCCATCATCATAAATGCCAGCCGTGGAAAAGTTATTCATCTGCCCACCTTAATAGAAGGGCTTAAAAAAGGATATATCTCCGGTGCCTGTCTGGATGTATTGGAAAACGAGAAGCTGGACACTTACACCGCGGCCGAAAAAGAGCAGTTACAATGGCTTACTAATCAACCCAATGTAGTTATTACACCTCATATTGCCGGGTATAGCCATGAGGCCTTTTTAAGAATGCCTACGGTTATGTTAAAAAAGTTGGGTATCACCGCCCCATAA
- the greA gene encoding transcription elongation factor GreA encodes MTIQYVTKETLEQMKEELQHMKGVERPAASRAIAEAREKGDLKENAEYDAAKEAQGILEAKIAALEGALANARVVDESTIDTSKVSILTKVKLTNLKTKKQVIYQLVSEQEADLKSGKISITSPIGKGILGKEPGTIADVQAPAGVIQFKIEEISI; translated from the coding sequence ATGACGATACAATATGTAACAAAGGAAACGCTGGAGCAAATGAAGGAAGAGCTGCAACACATGAAGGGGGTAGAACGCCCTGCAGCCAGCCGGGCTATTGCTGAGGCACGTGAAAAAGGCGACTTAAAGGAAAACGCTGAGTATGACGCCGCGAAAGAGGCCCAGGGCATCCTGGAAGCCAAAATAGCCGCCCTGGAAGGCGCATTGGCCAATGCCCGGGTGGTAGATGAATCTACTATTGACACCAGCAAAGTGTCTATCCTTACCAAGGTAAAGCTCACCAATCTGAAAACAAAGAAACAGGTGATCTACCAGTTGGTAAGCGAGCAGGAAGCCGATCTGAAGTCGGGTAAAATATCCATCACCTCTCCTATAGGAAAAGGTATCCTGGGTAAAGAGCCCGGCACCATAGCCGATGTGCAGGCCCCCGCCGGCGTCATCCAATTTAAAATTGAAGAGATCAGCATATAA
- a CDS encoding HIT family protein translates to MTIFSKIIAGEIPSYKIAENDRFYAFLDIFPLRKGHTLVIPKIEVDNLFDVPDEYLGELLVFAKPIAKAIEKSFNCNRCGVSVVGIEVPHAHVHLIPLNNANDLNFTQPKLKLSPEEMKEIQELIVKSL, encoded by the coding sequence ATGACGATCTTTTCAAAAATCATCGCAGGCGAGATCCCTTCTTATAAAATTGCAGAAAACGACCGGTTCTATGCGTTCCTGGATATTTTTCCTTTGCGCAAAGGCCACACCCTTGTCATTCCTAAAATTGAAGTAGATAATTTATTTGATGTGCCGGATGAATACCTGGGCGAACTGCTGGTGTTTGCCAAACCCATTGCAAAAGCCATCGAAAAAAGTTTTAACTGCAACCGCTGCGGCGTAAGCGTAGTAGGCATAGAAGTACCGCATGCGCACGTACATTTAATCCCCCTGAACAATGCCAACGATCTCAACTTCACACAACCCAAATTAAAGTTATCGCCCGAAGAAATGAAAGAAATCCAGGAACTGATCGTAAAAAGCCTATGA
- a CDS encoding tryptophanase yields MATTIIEPFRIKSVEPLRFTSREQRIKILEEAFYNPFLVRADDVLIDLLTDSGTSAMSSRQWAAMMEGDESYAGSKSFYRFETAVQKITGMKNIIPTHQGRASEKILFTITGGKGKYFLSNTLFDTTRANIEFSGATGIDLLTEAGLQPSVPAPFKGNIDLEAMEKIILEKGAENIAMVIITITNNSGGGQPVSMENIRAASRICKKYGVAFFIDACRFAENCYFIKQREEGYAQKTILEIANELFSCADGCTMSAKKDAFANIGGFLALNDAALTQECRNLLVITEGFPTYGGLAGRDLEAIAVGLEEIVQEDYLKYRIRSMEYIGEKLEAAGIPFVKPVGGHAVYLDAKAFLPHVPVHQYPGLALSNELYIEGGIRSVEIGSLMFGKYAEDGALIPAPMELVRLAIPRRVYTQSHIDYVAEVIIEVFNKRASVKGYEIAYEAPLLRHFTARLRPVS; encoded by the coding sequence ATGGCAACGACCATTATTGAACCGTTTCGCATAAAATCGGTAGAACCCTTACGTTTTACCAGCCGTGAGCAACGAATAAAAATTTTAGAAGAGGCCTTTTATAACCCGTTTTTAGTACGTGCAGATGATGTGCTGATCGATCTGCTGACGGACAGCGGTACGTCTGCCATGAGCAGCCGGCAATGGGCGGCGATGATGGAAGGCGATGAATCCTACGCCGGCAGTAAAAGCTTTTATCGCTTTGAAACGGCTGTGCAAAAAATCACCGGCATGAAAAACATCATTCCCACCCACCAGGGCCGGGCTTCTGAAAAAATATTATTTACCATCACCGGAGGAAAAGGGAAATACTTTTTAAGTAACACGTTGTTTGATACCACCCGCGCCAATATTGAGTTTTCCGGAGCTACGGGGATTGATCTGTTGACGGAAGCAGGTTTACAACCTTCTGTTCCTGCTCCATTTAAAGGCAATATTGATCTGGAAGCGATGGAAAAAATAATATTGGAAAAAGGGGCCGAAAATATTGCGATGGTCATTATTACCATTACCAATAATTCCGGCGGCGGGCAGCCGGTAAGTATGGAAAACATCCGCGCGGCCAGTCGGATCTGTAAGAAATACGGAGTGGCCTTTTTTATTGATGCCTGTCGCTTTGCGGAGAACTGTTATTTTATAAAACAACGGGAAGAGGGCTATGCGCAAAAGACCATCCTCGAAATTGCCAATGAGCTTTTTTCTTGTGCCGATGGCTGTACCATGAGCGCCAAGAAAGATGCTTTTGCCAATATTGGGGGATTCCTGGCGCTGAATGATGCCGCCTTAACACAGGAATGCCGGAATCTTTTGGTTATTACAGAAGGCTTTCCTACCTATGGCGGCCTTGCCGGGCGCGACCTGGAAGCCATTGCTGTGGGACTGGAAGAAATTGTGCAGGAGGACTATTTGAAATACCGTATCCGAAGCATGGAATATATTGGCGAAAAGCTGGAAGCCGCGGGCATACCCTTTGTAAAACCGGTGGGCGGGCACGCAGTATATCTGGATGCTAAAGCCTTTCTGCCGCACGTGCCGGTGCATCAATATCCCGGTCTGGCGCTGAGCAATGAATTGTATATTGAAGGAGGGATAAGGAGTGTGGAGATCGGCTCCCTGATGTTTGGCAAATATGCGGAAGATGGGGCTTTAATCCCCGCGCCAATGGAGCTGGTGCGACTGGCCATTCCACGCCGGGTGTACACCCAAAGTCATATTGATTATGTGGCGGAGGTCATTATTGAAGTGTTCAATAAGCGCGCGTCAGTAAAAGGTTATGAAATAGCATATGAAGCGCCGCTCCTGCGGCATTTTACAGCGAGACTGAGACCGGTTAGTTAA
- a CDS encoding DinB family protein: protein MNSVEVFQRDFEKEMATTRKFLSIVPDDKYDWQPHPKSMTVRQLATHIAELPAWVSMALNTDGVDFATMDYKPTPINDTRSLMELFEKSVLEGRENLAKATEAVLDTPWIMRKGEKIYSADPKADMIRISLSQIIHHRAQLGVFLRLLEVPIPGSYGPSADEPF from the coding sequence ATGAACAGCGTCGAAGTTTTTCAGCGTGATTTTGAAAAAGAAATGGCCACTACCCGTAAGTTTTTATCTATTGTGCCGGATGATAAATACGATTGGCAGCCACACCCCAAAAGCATGACCGTTCGCCAACTGGCAACGCATATTGCAGAACTACCCGCCTGGGTTAGCATGGCACTCAATACCGATGGGGTTGATTTTGCCACGATGGACTATAAACCTACACCCATTAATGATACCCGGTCCCTGATGGAACTCTTTGAAAAAAGCGTATTGGAGGGCCGCGAAAACCTGGCAAAAGCAACGGAGGCTGTTTTGGACACACCCTGGATAATGCGCAAAGGGGAAAAGATTTACAGCGCCGATCCAAAAGCCGATATGATCCGAATATCCTTATCTCAGATCATCCACCACCGTGCACAGTTGGGTGTATTCCTGCGGCTGCTGGAGGTGCCGATCCCTGGTAGCTACGGCCCCAGCGCCGATGAGCCTTTTTAG
- the ruvC gene encoding crossover junction endodeoxyribonuclease RuvC → MKSNAKLIPGHQSDDKIILGIDPGTLIMGYSIIECRHNKVQLREMHAVKFSARLDHYERLSRIHEQVVALITTHQPNEFAIEAPFFGKNVQSMLKLGRAQGVAIAAAMQHHIPVTEYSPRKVKQSVTGNGNAAKEQVWKMLQQILSLKEAPEHFDATDALAVALCHHYQISSPLQKKAGFKGWEDFIKKNPQKIKGNGQ, encoded by the coding sequence ATGAAATCAAACGCAAAATTAATACCCGGCCATCAATCAGACGACAAAATAATATTGGGCATTGATCCGGGTACGCTGATTATGGGCTACAGCATCATTGAATGCCGGCATAATAAGGTACAGTTGCGCGAAATGCATGCTGTAAAATTTTCCGCGCGCCTGGATCATTATGAACGGCTGAGCCGGATTCATGAACAGGTAGTGGCATTAATTACCACCCATCAACCGAACGAATTCGCCATCGAAGCACCCTTTTTTGGAAAGAACGTGCAAAGTATGCTCAAACTGGGCCGGGCACAGGGAGTGGCCATTGCAGCAGCCATGCAGCACCATATACCGGTAACAGAATATTCGCCACGGAAAGTAAAACAATCTGTAACAGGCAACGGGAACGCCGCCAAAGAACAGGTTTGGAAAATGCTGCAGCAGATCCTGTCATTAAAAGAAGCTCCGGAGCATTTTGATGCTACCGATGCGCTTGCGGTGGCGTTATGCCATCATTACCAGATCAGCTCGCCCCTTCAAAAAAAAGCAGGGTTTAAGGGCTGGGAAGATTTTATAAAAAAGAACCCTCAGAAGATCAAAGGCAATGGCCAATAG